Part of the Streptococcus ilei genome is shown below.
TTGACTTCACTCACTTCCAAGCTGTGACTCCAGAAGAGTTGCGTGCTATTGAGCAACAAGTCAATGAGAAGATTTGGGAAGCCATCGCAGTGGAAACTGTTGAGACAGATATTGACACCGCTAAAGAAATGGGAGCTATGGCCCTCTTTGGTGAGAAATACGGTAAGGAAGTTCGCGTTGTCACTATCGGGGACTACTCAGTGGAACTGTGTGGTGGTACCCACGTTGGCAATACTTCTGAAATCGGTCTCTTCAAGATTGTCAAGGAAGAAGGGATCGGATCAGGAACTCGTCGGATCTTGGCAGTGACTGGTAAGGAAGCCTTTGAAGCTTATCGTGAACAAGAAGATGCACTGAAAGCAGTCGCAGCAACCTTGAAAGCACCTCAACTCAAAGAAGTACCTCATAAGGTGGAAGGACTTCAAGAACAACTCCGTCAATTGCAAAAAGAAAATGCAGAATTGAAGGAAAAAGCAGCAGCAGCGGCGGCAGGTGATGTCTTCAAACATGTTCAAGAAGCAAACGGACACCGTTACATTGCTAGCCAAGTTTCTGTTTCAGATGCAGGTGCTCTTCGTACCTTTGCAGATAACTGGAAGCAAAAAGACTATTCGGATGTGCTTGTTCTTGTCGCAGCCATCGGTGACAAGGTGAATGTCCTTGTAGCCAGCAAGACAAAAGAGGTCCATGCAGGTAACTTGGTTAAAGAATTGGCTCCAATCGTTGATGGACGTGGTGGTGGGAAACCAGACATGGCCATGGCAGGAGGAAGCAACCAAGCCAAGATCCAAGAATTGTTGGATGCAGTAGCAGGTAAATTGTAATGAATAGGAGAGGCTAGGACTTTTGTCCCAACCTCTCTTTTTTCAAAAAAAGAAACGTACCCAATTAGAAAAAGATTGCAATAAAAAAACCTTTCCATCTGGAAAGGTTTTTGACTTATAAACCGTAGTTATAATCGTCATCCTGCATAGCTTCTACTTCACCGAGAAGGTAACCGTTTCCGACTTGAGAGAAGAAGTCGTGGTTGGATGTTCCGGTTGAGATCCCGTTCATAACGATTGGGTTGACATCATCTGCTGAGTCAGGGAAGAGCGGATCTTGTCCCAAGTTCATAAGGGCTTTGTTAGCATTGTAGCGAAGGAAGGTCTTGACTTCCTCTGTCCAGCCCACACCGTCATAGAGACTCTCTGTGTAGCCTTCTTCGTTTTCATAGAGGGTGTAGAGTAGGTCATACATCCACTCTTTGAGTTTTTCTTGCTCTTCTTCTGGTAATTCGTTAAATCCAAGTTGGAACTTGTAACCGATGTAGGTTCCGTGAACAGATTCGTCCCGAATGATCAACTTGATGATCTCAGCTACGTTGGCCAACTTGTTGTTTCCAAGATAGTAGAGCGGTGTGAAGAAACCAGAGTAGAAGAGGAAAGTTTCAAGAAAGACGCTGGCTACTTTCTTTTCAAGGGGAGTTCCATTGAGGTAGATTTCATTGATGATTTCTGCCTTCTTCTGAAGGAAAGGATTGGTATTGGTCCATTCGAAAATCTCTTCGATTTCTGACTTGGTATTCAAGGTAGAAAAGATTGAAGAGTAAGACTTAGCATGGACAGATTCCATGAATTGGATGTTGTTAAAGACAGCTTCTTCGTGGGGAGTACGGATATCTGCACGAAGAGCTTGCACACCAGTTTCGGACTGCATGGTATCCAAGAGTGTCAATCCACCAAAGACTTTACCAACCAAGTCTTTTTCTTTGAGAGATAACTTTCTCCAGTCGTCCAAGTCGTTTGACAAAGGAATACGTGTATCCAACCAGAATTGTTCGGTTAGCTTTTCCCAAGTAGATTTATCGATGACATCTTCGATGGCATTCCAGTTAATGGCTTTGTAGTAAGTTTCCATTTGAAATCTCTTTCTTTTTCTAATTCATTCGATCATACAATCATTGTTATTCTAACACAATTGTTAGAATACTGCACAAAAAGTCGGCGGACCGACTTTTGGTAGCAATGGATCAGAGTGTCTTAGATGACACAGCTTTCACATTGGTTCGCGCCAACTTCTCCACCATCATCTGTAAAGGTACGGACGTAGTAGATAGACTTGATTCCCTTATTAAAGGCATAGTTACGAAGGATAGACAAGTCACGAGTGGTTTGTTTATTTTCAGTTTTCCATTCGTAAAGACCTTTTGGAATGTCACTGCGCATAAAGAGAGTCAGTGAGAGCCCTTGGTCTACGTGCTCAGTTGCGGCAGCATAGACATCGATGACTTTCCGCATATCCATATCGTAAGCAGAAGTGTAGTAAGGAATGGTATCTGTTGATAATCCTGCTGCAGGGTAGTAGATCTTCCCGATTTTCTTCTCTTGACGTTCTTCAATCCGTTGTGTAATTGGGTGGATAGAAGCAGACACGTCATTGATGTAGCTGATAGAACCATTTGGTGCTACAGCTAAACGGTTTTGGTGGTAAAGACCATCTGCTTTCACTTTATCACGAAGTTCAGCCCAATCTTCTGCACTAGGAATGAAGATGTCTTTAAAGAGTTCTTTGACACGCTCTGATTTTGGAACAAACTCTCCAGTCGTGTACTTATCAAAGTAGCTACCGTTGGCATAGTCTGATTTTTCAAAGTTGTGGAAGGTAACGCCCCGTTCACGCGCGATGTTATTTGATTCCACGAGGGTCCAGTAGTTCATAAGCATGAAGTAGATGCTAGTGAACTCAACAGACTCAGGTGATCCGTACTCGATCAATTGTTGGGCAAGATAGCTATGAAGTCCCATAGCACCAAGACCAAAGGTATGCGCTCGGCTATTTCCATGGTCGATCGTAGGAACAGCTACGATGTGAGAACTATCAGTAACGAAGGTCAAGGCACGTACCATAGCTCGGATTGAGCGACCAAAGTCAGGTGAAGTCATCATGTTGACCACGTTGGTTGAACCAAGATTACATGAGACGTCGGTTCCCATTTTAATGAACTCTTGAGCATCGTTGATCAAGCTTGGTTCTTGAACCTGGAGGATCTCTGAACACAAGTTACTCATGATGATTTTGCCATCAACTGGGTTGGCGCGGTTAGCAGTATCAATATTGACTACATATGGGTAACCAGATTCTTGTTGCAATTTAGAAATTTCTGTTTCCAAATCACGGGCTTTAATTTTTGTCTTACGGATGTTTGGATTAGCGACCAACTCATCATATTTTTCAGTGATGTCGATGTAGTTGAATGGCACTCCGTATTCACGCTCTACAGAATATGGACTGAAGAGGTACATTTCTTCATTTTTACGTGCCAATTCGTAGAATTTATCAGGTACCACAACACCAAGTGATAGAGTTTTCACACGAACTTTTTCATCGGCATTTTCTTTCTTAGTAGAAAGGAAGGCGATAATGTCTGGGTGGAAGACGTTGAGGTAAACAACCCCAGCACCTTGACGTTGACCCAATTGGTTTGAGTAAGAGAAGCTATCTTCAAAGAGTTTCATAACAGGAACGACCCCAGAAGCAGCTCCTTCATAACCCTTGATCGGTGCTCCAGCTTCACGAAGGTTGCTGAGAGAGATTCCAACCCCACCACCGATACGTGACAGTTGAAGGGCAGAGTTGATAGAGCGTCCAATCGCATTCATATCATCTGTTACTTGGATCAAGAAACAGGAAACCAATTCTCCACGGCGGGCACGTCCAGCATTTAAGAAAGAAGGAGTAGCTGGTTGGTAGCGTTGGTGGATGATTTCGTTTGCGATGTCTTTGGCAATGTCTTCATTTCCATCTGCAAAATAGAGAGCATTGAAGAAGACGCGGTCTTCCATGCTTTCGAGATAGTATTCTCCATCATTTGTTTTAAGCGCATACTGGTTATAGAATTTATAGGCAGCCATGAAGGACTTGAATTGGAAGTTTTGGTCTTTGATAAATTGATAAAGTTCTTCCAAGAATTCTGGACGATATTTCTTGATAAAAGCTGTTTCGATATAGTTGTGTTCAATAAGGTAGTTGATTTTATCCGTTATTGAATCAAAGGCCATAGTATTTGGCGCAACGTTTTCTTTGAAGAAGGCATCCAAGGCTTCTTTGTCTTTATGAAGCATGATTTGACCGTTTACTGGACGGTTGATTTCATTATTAAGACGGAAGTAGGTTACGTCTTCAAGTGATTTTAATCCCATAATGTTCCTTTTTCTAATTCAAAAACAAAGGGGAGGCAAGCTCCCCTGTACAAGTAAAAGGGCCAGGGAACACAGTAGTCAAGGACTACAGTCATCCATTCCCTAGACCAATCAAATCCTGTTTGATAATGTTAAGATAATTTCTTGAGCTTAGCTGGTTGGAAGCCAGAGAAGACTTCATCTGCCGTTTGGATAACTGGCGCAGCATTGAAACCAAGGTTCTTCACATGGTCTACAAACTCAGGTTGCTCATCTAGATTAATTTCACGGTATTCAACGTGATTGGTATCTAAAAAACGTTTGGTCATTTTACATTGAACGCAATTATTTTTTGAATAAATTGTCACCATAATGTGATCTAACTCCTCTAAATTCATAAATCTGTATCTAGTATAAACAAAAGGTTTTTCCTTGTCAAGAGTTTTAACTAAATATTGTGCACATAA
Proteins encoded:
- the nrdE gene encoding class 1b ribonucleoside-diphosphate reductase subunit alpha; amino-acid sequence: MGLKSLEDVTYFRLNNEINRPVNGQIMLHKDKEALDAFFKENVAPNTMAFDSITDKINYLIEHNYIETAFIKKYRPEFLEELYQFIKDQNFQFKSFMAAYKFYNQYALKTNDGEYYLESMEDRVFFNALYFADGNEDIAKDIANEIIHQRYQPATPSFLNAGRARRGELVSCFLIQVTDDMNAIGRSINSALQLSRIGGGVGISLSNLREAGAPIKGYEGAASGVVPVMKLFEDSFSYSNQLGQRQGAGVVYLNVFHPDIIAFLSTKKENADEKVRVKTLSLGVVVPDKFYELARKNEEMYLFSPYSVEREYGVPFNYIDITEKYDELVANPNIRKTKIKARDLETEISKLQQESGYPYVVNIDTANRANPVDGKIIMSNLCSEILQVQEPSLINDAQEFIKMGTDVSCNLGSTNVVNMMTSPDFGRSIRAMVRALTFVTDSSHIVAVPTIDHGNSRAHTFGLGAMGLHSYLAQQLIEYGSPESVEFTSIYFMLMNYWTLVESNNIARERGVTFHNFEKSDYANGSYFDKYTTGEFVPKSERVKELFKDIFIPSAEDWAELRDKVKADGLYHQNRLAVAPNGSISYINDVSASIHPITQRIEERQEKKIGKIYYPAAGLSTDTIPYYTSAYDMDMRKVIDVYAAATEHVDQGLSLTLFMRSDIPKGLYEWKTENKQTTRDLSILRNYAFNKGIKSIYYVRTFTDDGGEVGANQCESCVI
- the nrdH gene encoding glutaredoxin-like protein NrdH, which encodes MVTIYSKNNCVQCKMTKRFLDTNHVEYREINLDEQPEFVDHVKNLGFNAAPVIQTADEVFSGFQPAKLKKLS
- the nrdF gene encoding class 1b ribonucleoside-diphosphate reductase subunit beta, whose translation is METYYKAINWNAIEDVIDKSTWEKLTEQFWLDTRIPLSNDLDDWRKLSLKEKDLVGKVFGGLTLLDTMQSETGVQALRADIRTPHEEAVFNNIQFMESVHAKSYSSIFSTLNTKSEIEEIFEWTNTNPFLQKKAEIINEIYLNGTPLEKKVASVFLETFLFYSGFFTPLYYLGNNKLANVAEIIKLIIRDESVHGTYIGYKFQLGFNELPEEEQEKLKEWMYDLLYTLYENEEGYTESLYDGVGWTEEVKTFLRYNANKALMNLGQDPLFPDSADDVNPIVMNGISTGTSNHDFFSQVGNGYLLGEVEAMQDDDYNYGL